In Mus caroli chromosome 9, CAROLI_EIJ_v1.1, whole genome shotgun sequence, a single window of DNA contains:
- the Exog gene encoding nuclease EXOG, mitochondrial has translation MAAKSFASRLRTSRRFLNGFLAGAVVGAAGAGLTALQFLRRPDAGSAKLARQPHESAEEAVLEQFGFPLAGTETRRYTNHALSYDQAKRVPRWVLEHISKDKIIGDADRKHCKFKPDPSVPSAFSALNEDYIGSGWSRGHMAPAGNNKFSSEAMAETFYLSNIVPQNFDNNSGYWNRIEMYCRELTERFEDVWIVSGPLTLPHTRNDGTKTVSYQVIGEDNVAVPSHLYKVILARRSPESTEPLALGAFVVPNKAIGFQSQLSEFQVSLHDLEKMSGLVFFPRLDRSRDIRNICSVDTCKLLGFQEFTLYLSTRKIDGARSVARLEKVLEALKSSGVEPDGYFLSRYEKKLEELKAKEQKDAQLEKQS, from the exons ATGGCTGCAAAGAGCTTCGCTTCCCGTCTCAGGACCTCGCGGCGGTTTCTGAATGGCTTCTTGGCCGGGGCTGTAGTGGGCGCCGCGGGAGCGGGGCTGACGGCGCTGCAGTTCCTCCGGCGTCCGGACGCGGGATCCGCGAAGCTGGCGAGGCAGCCACACG aatctGCAGAAGAAGCTGTCTTGGAACAGTTTGGGTTTCCTTTAGCTGGAACAGAGACCAGGCGTTACACTAACCATGCCTTGTCTTACGATCAGGCAAAACGGGTGCCCAGATGGGTTCTTGAACATATATCCAAGGACAAGATCATCG GTGACGCTGACAGAAAGCATTGTAAATTCAAGCCGGATCCTTCTGTCCCTTCAGCCTTCAGCGCCCTCAATGAAGACTATATCGGAAGCGGCTGGTCACGAGGCCACATGGCCCCGGCAGGAAATAACAAGTTTTCCAGT GAAGCCATGGCAGAAACCTTTTACCTTTCTAATATCGTGCCTCAGAATTTTGATAATAACTCCGGCTACTGGAACAG aatAGAAATGTATTGTCGTGAGCTGACGGAGAGATTTGAAGATGTGTGGATAGTATCAGGACCTTTAACCTTGCCTCATACTAGGAATGATGGAACGAAAACAGTTAGTTACCAG GTGATTGGTGAGGACAACGTGGCCGTTCCCTCGCACCTTTACAAGGTGATCCTGGCTCGCAGAAGCCCGGAATCTACGGAGCCGCTGGCGCTGGGGGCCTTTGTGGTGCCAAATAAAGCCATTGGGTTCCAGTCCCAGTTATCCGAGTTCCAGGTGAGCCTCCATGACCTGGAGAAGATGTCAGGTCTGGTGTTTTTCCCCCGTCTGGATAGAAGCAGGGACATCCGGAATATTTGCTCTGTGGACACCTGCAAGCTCCTGGGTTTCCAGGAATTCACTCTGTACCTGAGCACGAGGAAGATTGACGGAGCCCGGTCTGTGGCCAGACTGGAGAAGGTTCTGGAAGCTTTGAAGAGCTCAGGGGTGGAACCTGACGGTTACTTCCTGAGTCGCTATGAGAAAAAGCTGGAGGAACTGAAGGCTAAGGAGCAAAAGGACGCCCAGCTGGAAAAGCAGTCCTAG